From one Diachasmimorpha longicaudata isolate KC_UGA_2023 chromosome 8, iyDiaLong2, whole genome shotgun sequence genomic stretch:
- the LOC135165652 gene encoding uncharacterized protein LOC135165652 isoform X1 codes for MSALRYLIPPSPNLRNWCPLTRNTFSTTRGHLESQKAPGIFSRIKNIFSGRSDNTINQQKRTLMGCETSAKGPDNVPDQSPKDHKLEGKIFERIKYINIPPKSDDAGFRKEWGVSIADNSIAKEVPPEHTPNYVLKQKWGVNLCEPIKPEKREARKFLPQIPQREMKSSDLTSMLERQFIDSIENSNRIEMRNESPPPIIDPGISIVPPLDEELYPLNPNEELKSAMALGEVKEELKADLGLLRIDEGSTTEDVDEDELAAWQEVMARTKLRAEQMALAEKKRKYEREKNHEDKFSIVPEAPVPKLDVAVIKPLDSQIQEYVNPNEMMLDVNNMLHRVDSKKFHTLSLFFLCLSMGDSRKSDDEGETQFLPVTITDDVEGSEEGLEDGGEDSEALAHPNETESEEVHEEIEDIQKMAEGSSVKMAEEENMEPELKEFDDYIRIPGDPYPFKREYFEKWQMPHGSPLTKENSSYSDHKHE; via the exons ATGAGTGCCCTGAGATATTTAATACCACCCTCCCCAAATCTTCGAAACTGGTGTCCATTGACAAGAAACACcttttccacaacccgtggaCATCTGGAGAGTCAAAAAGCTCCAGGCATATTCTCAAGAATCAAGAACATTTTCTCAGGTAGATCAG ACAATACAATCAACCAGCAAAAAAGGACTTTAATGGGTTGCGAGACAAGCGCAAAAGGCCCTGACAATGTTCCTGATCAATCCCCGAAAGATCACAAACTCGAGGGAAAGATCTTCGAGCGaataaaatacataaacataCCTCCAAAAAGCGATGACGCCGGCTTCCGGAAGGAGTGGGGTGTCAGCATCGCGGACAACTCCATCGCGAAGGAAGTCCCCCCGGAGCATACACCAAATTATGTCCTGAAACAGAAATGGGGAGTCAATCTGTGTGAGCCGATCAAGCCTGAAAAAAGAGAAGCAAGGAAATTCCTCCCTCAGATCCCTCAGCGCGAGATGAAGTCATCAGACCTGACTTCAATGCTGGAGAGACAGTTCATAGATTCCATCGAGAATAGTAACCGAATAGAGATGAGAAACGAGAGTCCACCACCGATCATCGATCCAGGAATCTCTATCGTGCCTCCCCTTGATGAGGAACTGTATCCCCTGAATCCAAACGAAGAATTAAAATCAGCGATGGCATTGGGAGAGGTGAAGGAAGAATTGAAAGCTGATTTAGGACTTCTGAGAATCGATGAGGGATCGACTACGGAAGATGTCGATGAGGACGAGCTTGCTGCCTGGCAGGAGGTGATGGCCCGGACGAAACTTCGGGCGGAACAGATGGCTCTAGCCGAGAAGAAGAGAAAGTATGAAAGGGAGAAGAACCACGAGGACAAGTTCTCGATTGTTCCTGAGGCACCAGTTCCCAAACTCGATGTGGCTGTGATCAAGCCATTGGACTCCCAaattcaagagtacgtgaatcCGAATGAAATGATGCTCGATGTGAATAATATGTTACATCGAGTGGATTCTAAGAAATTTCATACGTTGAGTCTATTCTTCCTATGTCTGTCGATGGGAGATTCCAGAAAGTCTGATGACGAGGGGGAGACACAGTTCCTTCCCGTCACCATCACTGATGATGTCGAGGGGTCCGAGGAGGGGTTGGAGGACGGCGGAGAAGATTCTGAAGCTTTAGCTCATCCCAACGAAACAGAATCTGAAGAAGTGCACGAGGAAATAGAGGATATCCAGAAGATGGCTGAGGGGAGCAGTGTGAAGATGGCTGAAGAGGAGAATATGGAGCCAGAGTTGAAGGAATTTGATGATTACATCAGGATCCCTGGCGATCCTTACCCTTTCAAAAGAGAATACTTCGAAAAATGGCAGATGCCTCACGGAAGTCCATTGACCAAAGAAAATTCATCATATTCTGATCATAAACATGAATGA
- the LOC135165652 gene encoding uncharacterized protein LOC135165652 isoform X2, with translation MSALRYLIPPSPNLRNWCPLTRNTFSTTRGHLESQKAPGIFSRIKNIFSDNTINQQKRTLMGCETSAKGPDNVPDQSPKDHKLEGKIFERIKYINIPPKSDDAGFRKEWGVSIADNSIAKEVPPEHTPNYVLKQKWGVNLCEPIKPEKREARKFLPQIPQREMKSSDLTSMLERQFIDSIENSNRIEMRNESPPPIIDPGISIVPPLDEELYPLNPNEELKSAMALGEVKEELKADLGLLRIDEGSTTEDVDEDELAAWQEVMARTKLRAEQMALAEKKRKYEREKNHEDKFSIVPEAPVPKLDVAVIKPLDSQIQEYVNPNEMMLDVNNMLHRVDSKKFHTLSLFFLCLSMGDSRKSDDEGETQFLPVTITDDVEGSEEGLEDGGEDSEALAHPNETESEEVHEEIEDIQKMAEGSSVKMAEEENMEPELKEFDDYIRIPGDPYPFKREYFEKWQMPHGSPLTKENSSYSDHKHE, from the exons ATGAGTGCCCTGAGATATTTAATACCACCCTCCCCAAATCTTCGAAACTGGTGTCCATTGACAAGAAACACcttttccacaacccgtggaCATCTGGAGAGTCAAAAAGCTCCAGGCATATTCTCAAGAATCAAGAACATTTTCTCAG ACAATACAATCAACCAGCAAAAAAGGACTTTAATGGGTTGCGAGACAAGCGCAAAAGGCCCTGACAATGTTCCTGATCAATCCCCGAAAGATCACAAACTCGAGGGAAAGATCTTCGAGCGaataaaatacataaacataCCTCCAAAAAGCGATGACGCCGGCTTCCGGAAGGAGTGGGGTGTCAGCATCGCGGACAACTCCATCGCGAAGGAAGTCCCCCCGGAGCATACACCAAATTATGTCCTGAAACAGAAATGGGGAGTCAATCTGTGTGAGCCGATCAAGCCTGAAAAAAGAGAAGCAAGGAAATTCCTCCCTCAGATCCCTCAGCGCGAGATGAAGTCATCAGACCTGACTTCAATGCTGGAGAGACAGTTCATAGATTCCATCGAGAATAGTAACCGAATAGAGATGAGAAACGAGAGTCCACCACCGATCATCGATCCAGGAATCTCTATCGTGCCTCCCCTTGATGAGGAACTGTATCCCCTGAATCCAAACGAAGAATTAAAATCAGCGATGGCATTGGGAGAGGTGAAGGAAGAATTGAAAGCTGATTTAGGACTTCTGAGAATCGATGAGGGATCGACTACGGAAGATGTCGATGAGGACGAGCTTGCTGCCTGGCAGGAGGTGATGGCCCGGACGAAACTTCGGGCGGAACAGATGGCTCTAGCCGAGAAGAAGAGAAAGTATGAAAGGGAGAAGAACCACGAGGACAAGTTCTCGATTGTTCCTGAGGCACCAGTTCCCAAACTCGATGTGGCTGTGATCAAGCCATTGGACTCCCAaattcaagagtacgtgaatcCGAATGAAATGATGCTCGATGTGAATAATATGTTACATCGAGTGGATTCTAAGAAATTTCATACGTTGAGTCTATTCTTCCTATGTCTGTCGATGGGAGATTCCAGAAAGTCTGATGACGAGGGGGAGACACAGTTCCTTCCCGTCACCATCACTGATGATGTCGAGGGGTCCGAGGAGGGGTTGGAGGACGGCGGAGAAGATTCTGAAGCTTTAGCTCATCCCAACGAAACAGAATCTGAAGAAGTGCACGAGGAAATAGAGGATATCCAGAAGATGGCTGAGGGGAGCAGTGTGAAGATGGCTGAAGAGGAGAATATGGAGCCAGAGTTGAAGGAATTTGATGATTACATCAGGATCCCTGGCGATCCTTACCCTTTCAAAAGAGAATACTTCGAAAAATGGCAGATGCCTCACGGAAGTCCATTGACCAAAGAAAATTCATCATATTCTGATCATAAACATGAATGA